The genomic segment catatagggcagaggttaggtgttcatgcatttgcataacatatcagtcacatgaagcaagttagataaatgtctttaagaaatcatattcaacaaaatagttcaaaattcatcaacccataatgaaaaggaatttttccatcacaattcCTCCCTTTGAGCATACTATGCTCACTACagactagattaaaaaaaaattccttcgTAAGTAATagtgaaggacaaaaaaaatcaagtcagctTGGAAAACAGATTCTTTTCACAGCTCAAAAGACATGCTCAAGCATCAGTCATGATTCATCTACAATAAGCACTTTGGTATTATATAGTTGCAGGGGTAAATattgaaacacacatttcagggaAGCACAGTTTTCTACCCATTTCAGTTGCATCTTATGCTGTAATACTTAAACCATCCGCCTCACTGTAAGGTGGAATCCACTCCCGTGACTCCTCAGTGTATGGAGGGGCACCTTGAGGTGTGCACAGGGCAACAGTCGCACAAGAGTATTGACCTACTGTGGTTCTGATCAGAGAGGTGAACATGAGTTTAAAGCATGGGAGCACACAACACATGATTACAGCAACAGTCAGAACAGGAGTCAATAGTCTCAGCATGGCAGCTTTCCAGCCCCCCTCCATCAGCCAGGACCAAATGTCCCAGCCTCCCCCCCCTCCTTGGGAGTCTTTGCTCTTCTCCTCATGTAGCAGTTCGTTCAGATGTGAGACAACATGTGTCATATTGTCTGCAACGTCAGGAACATAGGTGCAGCAGTCAGTGCCTATAATGTGACAGACTCCTCCTTGGGAAGCAAGAGTCATGTCAAGGGCCATCCGGTTCTGCAGAGCCACATTTCTGAGGCCCTGTAGTGCGGGGGAAAGTGTTGCGAACCCAGTCTCAGTGAGGGCTGTCAGATTTTCGAGCTCCAAGGCAATATGATCGATTTTGTGAGCGTTGCTGACTGTACCCCACCAAGGGAAGGCACCCCCGAATCCTTTCTCAAGCCCGGATACTCTCGTTGTGGAGCGTCGGACTTTGTGTGGGTTGTAGTAGTGGGTGTAGTGAGTGTGATGGTAGGTGAGGTTTGGCACAATAGTAACAGAGGGCAACAATTTTGCGAGATAGCAGGACCCGCACCAACCTGGCCTGAGGGCTTGGTAGACATGGGGGCCACACACCCACACGTGCTGACGCAGCGCCCCGAAACCGTCGCTGGAAGGCATGGCTACGACTGGATTGTCGTCGCCGTCGCGGTACAGGCTGGTTGTGCCGGTGAGGTTGAGCCGCCCCAAGAGTGGAGACTCGCATCTGCACCGCGGCGAGGGCTGGGTGCTTTCCCAGACCTCACCGCAGGTGGCTGCAACGCACTGCCTGCACACAGATGTCCCCAGATAGTGATCATCAAGTGTCCAACATGTTCTGGTAAAACACACCTCACCTCTCTGTTCTGTCGGGTTTGTGGTCATGACAGATTCATAGACTccgggtggtgtgtgtgtcacgtTCCAGAACCTCACCACAGACCCATTGTAATTGACGATGCTGATGTTGAGTGCGTCTACCCAGTCGTCGGGGCTGTTGGTGAAGGCAACCATGACTCCCATGGTCTCGGAGATGTTTAGTGGCCATGGTTTAGCTGGAATGGCGGTGCCCACACCGTGGGGGATCTGTGTGCAGACGTAGCAACTTTCATTGGTTATTTGTCTCACCGCTGTTTTGACTGCTCGATACCAGGCGTTCTCCTCCGGTTTGCTGACTGGTTTCGGGTGGCTGGTGTCGAGCTGCAGGTGTCTTTTGCCTCTGCCGTTGCGGCCTCGGCCACCGGTGTGAGCGTTGGACTGCGGCAGCAGCAAAGGCAGGATGATGACGACAGCCAGCAGGGGCAGGTAGCACATACCTCCCCTCCAGCTGTGTCGCTTTGTCGTCGGCGTCATCCCTGGTGAGGAAGCACGCTCTGTGAGGTGTCGTCCGCTGGCTCTGGAACCCGTTTGCAGTGGCTGGCGTGAACCCAGGTGGCTCTCTCGGCGACCTTCACTGCCGTCTCCGTGGTCAGAAGCACTTGGAATGGCCCGTTCCATCTGCGAGCTCTCCAGTTCTTTCTCCTGAGATCCCGAATTACGACCCAATCCCCTGGCTCCAAATCATGCAGTTTGTGGGCTGCTGGGGCAGGCAGAGCGTCCTTGACCTGTTTGTGAATAtcagaaagaacagaggacaggTTTGCACAATAACgcaacatttcatcctcacactgacctgtcCCTGGGAGCTGTCTCTTGCCGGGCCCAATCCCGGTGTGCAGAGGTCGACCAAACAAGATTTCAAAAGGGCTAAGGTTGTTTTTAGCTCTGATTCTAGCCCTCATATACATGAGGACGGTTGGCAAGGCTTTGGTCCATGACAGACCTGTTTCTTCGCAACATTTagcaagtttgtttttcagggtgccattttctctttctacgGCACCTCCGCTTGCTGGGTGGTAGGCGCAGTGCTGTTTTAGGTCAATACCTAAGTAGTTCCCCACACTTTTCAGGGCCGTATTTACAAACGGTGTGCCATTATCACTGGAAATTTTTGCTGGAATTCCCCAACGTGGAAtgatttctgtgattaaagctTTTGCAACTGCTGCCGCATCCTGTTTGGATGTAGGGAAAGCTTCCACCCACTTAGAAAACATGTCGACCACCACGAGACAgtatttctttccctcactAGGTGTTAGTTCAATGAAGTCCATTTGTAAATGATCGAATGGTCTTTCAGGGGGCGGATGGGCGCCCTGTTGCGTCCGAAGACCTCCTCCTGCATTGTTTGTGGCACAGATCACACACCTTTTGCAAAAAGTTTGTGAGAAGACTGAGAAGCCCTTTGTGAACCAATATCTTTGTATCTCACTCATCATTCCCCCTTTTGACACATGATCTCGTCCATGTGTCAGCTTAGCATAGTGAGGAAAAAGATATTTGGGCAAGCACGGTTTGTTGTTAGGACCATACCAAACATTCTCTTTGACAGCGCAACCAGCTTGTCTCCAGTTGGCCTTCTCCTGTGGAGTGGCTTTCGCTTGTAGGTCCTGCAAATCTGCGAAAGGTGTCAGTGGTGAGGCAGGGataacaacacattgttttgttagttGCTGCTTAGCTGCTGTCTTCGCAGCGGCGTCTGCTCTGGCATTTCCCTGTGAAATGAAGTCAGGTTTGTTAGTGTGAgcttcacatttacagacagcGATTTGTTTTGGTAGCAGCAAAGCATCGAGGAGGGAGGCAACCAATGTGTGATGTGCAATTGGCTTTCCTGAAGCCGTCAGGAATTTTCTGTTTGCCCAAATTTGgccaaatgaatgacaaactcCCCAGGCATAACgactgtctgtgaaaatgttgacagaCTTCCCCTTTGCCAATGTGCATGCTTTTGTTAAGGCTACAAGCTCTGCGGCTTGAGCGGAATAGTTTGAGGGGAGAGGTTCAGCTAGAACaatgtcatgtaatgttgtgACTGCAAACCCTGTTTGGTTCTTTCCTGTCCCTGGGTCCCTTGATGCTGAGCCATCCACAAACAGTTCCAGGTCTGCATTCTGAAGTGGCActtcctgcagatcagatctgGGGGAGCAAACTTCATTAATGATAGCAACACAGTCGTGCGCCTCTCCATCGTCAGCTGTGGGAAGAAGGGTAGCAGGATTAAGAACTGTACATCGTTTCACAGTAATGTTTGGGAGCTCTAGCAGAATGGTGTTGTATCTCAGCCACCTTgcagctgagagatgagaggtTTTCTGCTCAAGCAAAATCAAGGAGACAGCGTGGGGTACCAGCAGTGTCAGATCAGAATACCCTACAATGTCTCGAGAGGCCATCactgctttctctgcagcagccacagctctgaggcaggcaggcaagccTGCCGCCACTGAATCAAGTTTTGATGAAAAATACGCTACAGGCCTGTTGCGGCCCCCGTGGTCTTGTAGCAATACGGAAGTCATGTACCCACCCTTTTCGTCAACTGTCTGGGTGAAAGGTCGTGAGCAGTCGGGCAGGCCCAGAGTCGGGGGAGACTGCAGGGCCAGTTTGAGGTCAGTGAATGCTTTGTCAGCGTCAGTCGTCCACTCAACTTTGTCGTTTGCATTGAGGCCTTTCCCATGGGCGATTGTTGCCAATGGTGCCTCTATTTCTGCGTAGTTCAGGATCCATTGTCTGCAATATGACGTCATACCCAAAAAACTCATtacttgctttttggtgagaggcCTCGGAATAGACTGGATTGCAGCTattctggagggagagagagtcttCCCTTCCCTTGTGATCACATGACCTAGGAAAACAACCTtctcacagacaaactgcagctttgacagGCTTGCTTTGTGTCCGTTATCAGCCAAATGGGAGAGCAAGGCCACTGTGTCTGCTACACAGGCTTCTCTGGTGGGAGAGCAAATCAACAGATCATCCACATAAGTTAACAGTGCACTATTGCTGGGCAGCTTTAAAGAATCCAAATTGTCACGCAGTGCTGCATTAAAAATTGTTGGTGACTCGGACAGGCCCTGGCACAAGCGCGTGAATGTGTAGGTCTTATTTTCAAACGTGAATGCAAACCAGAATTGGCTGTCTGGGTGAACAGGAATGCTGAAGAAAGCATTGGCTAGATCCACAACAGAGAACCACTTACTGTCGGGTGGAACTTGCGAGAGAATGGTGTGAGGGTTAGGGACGGTTGGTGCTCGGGCATGAATGGCTGCATTTACTGCTTGTAGGTCTTGTACAAACCTCCATTCGTCGGGCTGGCCCACTGGTTTGATCTTTTTGACTGGGAAGATTGGCGTGCGCACGGGTGAATTTTCACACGGAACGATGACGCCGGCCTTGCGGAGTGCCTCAAACACTGGTTTGATGCCCTCCACAGCCTCCTTTTTCAGGGGATACTGGTTCTGGCACGGCCTGTGGGAAGATTTTGGAGTGATTACTACAGGTTCTGCGTTTTTGATAAGCCCAACATCATGTTTATGCTGTGCCCACAAGTGTGCTGGCACTTGGCTTAACTCTGGTACCTCAGTGAcgtcatcaacaaaaaatctttCACGACAAGCATCAAAAAGATCAAAACAACCCCTAATTGGCCTGACAAATGTTGACATATCCCATTTTGTGTCAGGTATGAGCTCGACAGTTCGTACTGCAGTTACTACAGctgaaaacctttttctgtATGTTCTCAAACTGCGGTGATACTCAACATGTGGATCGGACATCTGTGTCCAACCTGTTGCATCATTGCATGCCCTGGTCCATGGTCCCAATTCCTGCCACCCTTTTCCCTTTGGTTTGATCAATGGAATGTGAGGGTCAGAGTTCGATACCGAGAACAAGCGCTGCGAGTGGGAATCCATCAAGGTTACAGAAGCAACACACATTTCATCGTTCCAATACAACCACACAAGCCTCAGTTTATCttgtccctgtctctccctgcaccagtttttttttcaaagctcgTATCAGGACCGAGGGAGATGTGTGCTGTGCACTGAAGGTCTTGTGCTCTCaccatgtctgcgtgtgtgttgcgtgtgtgcgcTGCGCATGCTctggctgtctgcaggagggTGTGATTTACAGAATCAAGAGCTGTGAGGGGGAGCTGCCAGTGATATGAGTAAAAAAGATCCTCTTTACCACACTTCACGAATGTGGCTGCTTCCCTAACCACCACTAACCCCTCCGGAGTCGATCTTAAACCGATACCCAAAGCACACATCAGATCTCTCCCCATGAGATTCACGGGACAGTGTTTAGAAAGCAGGAAAGAGTGTTTAAAACGGCCCTGTAGCTCATCTTCGCATGCAAGTGGAGTTGTGTACCTTTCTGTCATTGGGGAGCCTGAAACTCCTACTGTTTTAAGATAGCGCGCACTCATCTTCGGTGTAGGGTTTAGCGCATCATGTCTAATGAGAGATATCGTTGCCCCTGAATCTACCAAAAAGGTGACGCGTGTTTGCCCTATTGTGAGAGTGTACGTAGGCATGTTTCGGTATACTTCGGAGGAAAATGAAGCATAGAGTTCAGTTagcttttcttctgctgttttttgtttattttcaagatatGTGATAGCTTGCAGTGTAAGGGCATTCATCTcttgtggcgtgtgtgtgtcagtgctggtgCTCTCACGTGAAATTTGCG from the Acanthopagrus latus isolate v.2019 chromosome 14, fAcaLat1.1, whole genome shotgun sequence genome contains:
- the LOC119032358 gene encoding uncharacterized protein LOC119032358; translated protein: MTSVLLQDHGGRNRPVAYFSSKLDSVAAGLPACLRAVAAAEKAVMASRDIVGYSDLTLLVPHAVSLILLEQKTSHLSAARWLRYNTILLELPNITVKRCTVLNPATLLPTADDGEAHDCVAIINEVCSPRSDLQEVPLQNADLELFVDGSASRDPGTGKNQTGFAVTTLHDIVLAEPLPSNYSAQAAELVALTKACTLAKGKSVNIFTDSRYAWGVCHSFGQIWANRKFLTASGKPIAHHTLVASLLDALLLPKQIAVCKCEAHTNKPDFISQGNARADAAAKTAAKQQLTKQCVVIPASPLTPFADLQDLQAKATPQEKANWRQAGCAVKENVWYGPNNKPCLPKYLFPHYAKLTHGRDHVSKGGMMSEIQRYWFTKGFSVFSQTFCKRCVICATNNAGGGLRTQQGAHPPPERPFDHLQMDFIELTPSEGKKYCLVVVDMFSKWVEAFPTSKQDAAAVAKALITEIIPRWGIPAKISSDNGTPFVNTALKSVGNYLGIDLKQHCAYHPASGGAVERENGTLKNKLAKCCEETGLSWTKALPTVLMYMRARIRAKNNLSPFEILFGRPLHTGIGPGKRQLPGTGQCEDEMLRYCANLSSVLSDIHKQVKDALPAPAAHKLHDLEPGDWVVIRDLRRKNWRARRWNGPFQVLLTTETAVKVAERATWVHASHCKRVPEPADDTSQSVLPHQG